The following coding sequences are from one Capsicum annuum cultivar UCD-10X-F1 chromosome 3, UCD10Xv1.1, whole genome shotgun sequence window:
- the LOC107865148 gene encoding shematrin-like protein 2, whose protein sequence is MVFFVFLVVVVASVSIGIGGLVSGVSGLGVGIDIGGIGGGDLGGLGAGISGIGSLGGGVGIGIGGIGGSFGGGTSGLGSIGGGGRGGLSFTTGGPSFGRY, encoded by the coding sequence ATggtgttttttgtgtttttggtggttGTCGTTGCTAgtgttagtattggtattggtggtcttgTTAGTGGTGtcagtggtcttggtgttggtattgatattggtggcattggtggtggcgaTCTTGGTGGCCTTGGTGCAGGTATTAGTGGTATTGGTagtcttggtggtggtgttggtattggtattggtggcattggtggtagtTTTGGTGGTGGTACTAGTGGTCTTGGtagcattggtggtggtggtcgtGGTGGTCTATCTTTTACAACTGGTGGACCATcttttgggagatattaa
- the LOC107863390 gene encoding uncharacterized protein LOC107863390 isoform X2: MDDHGFVNLSETLKVTTGYGKPVVFKKAFQTERRSLRLASKVLEVYAIGSHLEDVVFEVINSAGEVDEDIDGEEEDGCSHTLLIRQDLSREEDNVQVDKVVINTHEVTQPRSPKKEILLLEDSYSLKGPGMVYDNPNDGSIMLFKDSCAFMDLENRQKLGDDICRYALHIRECEENLE, encoded by the exons ATGGATGATCATGGATTTGTAAACCTTAGTGAAACCTTGAAGGTAACAACAGGATATGGTAAACCTG TAGTTTTCAAGAAGGCATTCCAAACTGAGAGGAGATCATTGCGATTGGCATCGAAG GTACTTGAAGTTTATGCTATTGGGTCTCATCTGGAAGATGTTGTCTTCGAGGTTATAAATTCTGCTGGTGAAGTGGATGAAGATATCGATGGTGAAGAGGAAGATGGATGCTCCCATACCCTTTTGATAAGGCAGGATTTATCGAGGGAAGAAGACAAT GTGCAAGTCGATAAAGTAGTAATCAACACACATGAAGTAACCCAACCAAGAAGTCCAAAGAAAGAGATTTTGCTTCTTGAGGATTCATATTCCTTAAAAGGTCCAGGAATGGTGTATGATAACCCCAATGACGGAAGTATAATGCTCTTCAAGGATTCATGTGCTTTCATGGATCTGGAGAACAGACAA AAACTTGGGGATGATATTTGCAGATATGCCCTACACATCAGAGAATGTGAAGAAAATTTGGAGTAA
- the LOC107863390 gene encoding uncharacterized protein LOC107863390 isoform X3, translating into MDDHGFVNLSETLKVTTGYGKPVFKKAFQTERRSLRLASKVLEVYAIGSHLEDVVFEVINSAGEVDEDIDGEEEDGCSHTLLIRQDLSREEDNVQVDKVVINTHEVTQPRSPKKEILLLEDSYSLKGPGMVYDNPNDGSIMLFKDSCAFMDLENRQKLGDDICRYALHIRECEENLE; encoded by the exons ATGGATGATCATGGATTTGTAAACCTTAGTGAAACCTTGAAGGTAACAACAGGATATGGTAAACCTG TTTTCAAGAAGGCATTCCAAACTGAGAGGAGATCATTGCGATTGGCATCGAAG GTACTTGAAGTTTATGCTATTGGGTCTCATCTGGAAGATGTTGTCTTCGAGGTTATAAATTCTGCTGGTGAAGTGGATGAAGATATCGATGGTGAAGAGGAAGATGGATGCTCCCATACCCTTTTGATAAGGCAGGATTTATCGAGGGAAGAAGACAAT GTGCAAGTCGATAAAGTAGTAATCAACACACATGAAGTAACCCAACCAAGAAGTCCAAAGAAAGAGATTTTGCTTCTTGAGGATTCATATTCCTTAAAAGGTCCAGGAATGGTGTATGATAACCCCAATGACGGAAGTATAATGCTCTTCAAGGATTCATGTGCTTTCATGGATCTGGAGAACAGACAA AAACTTGGGGATGATATTTGCAGATATGCCCTACACATCAGAGAATGTGAAGAAAATTTGGAGTAA
- the LOC107863390 gene encoding uncharacterized protein LOC107863390 isoform X1 — MDDHGFVNLSETLKVTTGYGKPDEVVFKKAFQTERRSLRLASKVLEVYAIGSHLEDVVFEVINSAGEVDEDIDGEEEDGCSHTLLIRQDLSREEDNVQVDKVVINTHEVTQPRSPKKEILLLEDSYSLKGPGMVYDNPNDGSIMLFKDSCAFMDLENRQKLGDDICRYALHIRECEENLE, encoded by the exons ATGGATGATCATGGATTTGTAAACCTTAGTGAAACCTTGAAGGTAACAACAGGATATGGTAAACCTG ATGAAGTAGTTTTCAAGAAGGCATTCCAAACTGAGAGGAGATCATTGCGATTGGCATCGAAG GTACTTGAAGTTTATGCTATTGGGTCTCATCTGGAAGATGTTGTCTTCGAGGTTATAAATTCTGCTGGTGAAGTGGATGAAGATATCGATGGTGAAGAGGAAGATGGATGCTCCCATACCCTTTTGATAAGGCAGGATTTATCGAGGGAAGAAGACAAT GTGCAAGTCGATAAAGTAGTAATCAACACACATGAAGTAACCCAACCAAGAAGTCCAAAGAAAGAGATTTTGCTTCTTGAGGATTCATATTCCTTAAAAGGTCCAGGAATGGTGTATGATAACCCCAATGACGGAAGTATAATGCTCTTCAAGGATTCATGTGCTTTCATGGATCTGGAGAACAGACAA AAACTTGGGGATGATATTTGCAGATATGCCCTACACATCAGAGAATGTGAAGAAAATTTGGAGTAA